A portion of the Podospora pseudoanserina strain CBS 124.78 chromosome 2, whole genome shotgun sequence genome contains these proteins:
- a CDS encoding hypothetical protein (EggNog:ENOG503P2NS; COG:S): protein MSTTTTIKQDAIPYLEFPSPNRNNPSRKQCLVFFITGNPGLASYYTPFLTHLRHLLDTLESSNKAAYHIYTRNLLGFSDHDHSPPFGTTLPPSNLPTQPFTLEDQIISLTSTLVSLNTPTPFTSCILIGHSVGAYIATEIFHRHHLTPLSAFLNLTSAILLFPTLTHIARSPSGQKLSFIASQPLLNSYTHILAKSIINCLPTPIVSLILSKIMKQPPHALSTTLSFLQSQDGIWQAIHMGKDEMSTITEEKWSSDLWHLADDTEHNGEKFYFYFAKKDHWVADEVRDAFIERREKDQNGRTKATICEEGVPHAFCIHHSETVAEKVGVWIREITGSWTD from the exons atgtcaaccaccacaacaataAAACAAGATGCAATTCCCTACCTGGAatttccctcccccaaccggAACAACCCCTCCCGGAAACAATGCTTGGTTTTCTTCATAACCGGCAACCCAGGCCTAGCAAGCTACTACACGcccttcctcacccacctccgccacctcctcgacacGCTTGAGTCGTCCAACAAGGCCGCCTACCACATCTACACCCGcaacctcctcggcttcTCCGACCACGaccactcccctccctttggaaccaccctccccccatccaacctcccaacccaacccttcACCCTCGAAGACCAAATCATCTCCCTAACCTCCACCCTTGtttccctcaacacccccacccccttcacctcctgcATCCTAATAGGCCACTCAGTAGGGGCCTACATAGCAACCGAAAtcttccaccgccaccacctcacccccttatccgccttcctcaacctgaCTTCAGcgatcctcctcttcccaaccctaacccacaTCGCCCGCTCCCCCTCCGGCCAAAAACtctccttcatcgcctcccaacccctcttGAACTCCTACACCCACATCCTCGCCaaatccatcatcaactgtctccccacccccattgtttccctcatcctctccaaaataATGAAACAGCCCCCCCACGCtctatccaccaccctcagctTCCTGCAGAGCCAAGACGGGATATGGCAGGCGATCCACATGGGCAAAGACGAGatgtccaccatcaccgaagAGAAGTGGTCTTCCGACCTCTGGCACTTGGCCGACGACACAGAGCACAACGGAGAGAAATTTTATTTCTATTTTGCAAAAAAAGACCACTGGGTCGCCGACGAGGTGAGGGACGCGTTCATTGAGCGGAGGGAAAAGGACCAGAACGGGAGGACGAAGGCAACGATTTGTGAAGAGGGAGTGCCGCATGCTTTTTGTATAC ATCACAGCGAGACCGTAGCGGAAAAGGTCGGGGTTTGGATCCGAGAGATTACCGGGTCATGGACTGACTGA
- a CDS encoding hypothetical protein (EggNog:ENOG503NZW5; COG:S) yields the protein MDYLKLSEDEAYTLAPLPAAIRHGLHAVATLAFLSFIFVFALLVYLSWRFVKWHIRQPSQEVSSLPASNLQVDEAKFHEMLAMSRSFTVSAESQPTEADNGMPSRPQTGFWNRIRANPPNQLLVLIYNLLFADFMQATAYFMRARWLALDEIYDRYLVCKAQACIVRNFRPPSRVFYPVLVALWSSVYGMALLGIAISGGSSDFYGQAGEWCWITSSYQELRLYLHHLWIFICLVATSVIYLAIVIHLLTHRKPIASSCQQTSPGTQYATQEQKLGEISSFLAYPLIYILCTVPIATARIGSMVRHEPPVLFSSVAGSLLASAGLLDVLLYSLTRKSIVFSGQKPPTQDTGLETFGFMASSLRTPHGRAFGNMVFIEGETQTHSGSGIRRLWGWVCNLWRTVFPKRSERAWRDRLASVEVPFGPRTERGQADWDSSWMSLGVDASEVAWKRPRALKPEIGCETTTRVHTQYQG from the exons ATGGATTATCTCAAGCTCAGCGAAGATGAGGCCTACACCCTGGCACCCCTGCCGGCCGCCATTCGACACGGCCTGCATGCTGTTGCAACTCTAGCTTTCCTGAGCTTCATTTTTGTCTTCGCCCTTTTGGTGTACCTCAGCTGGAGATTCGTCAAGTGGCATATCAGGCAACCCTCGCAAGAGGTTTCAAGCCTACCAGCTTCAAATCTCCAGGTTGATGAGGCAAAATTCCACGAGATGCTGGCGATGTCGCGGAGTTTTACTGTTTCGGCGGAATCACAACCCACTGAAGCCGATAATGGGATGCCATCACGACCGCAAACTGGCTTCTGGAATCGAATCAGAGCCAACCCCCCGAATCAGCTTCTCGTTCTCATCTACAACCTTCTTTTTGCAGATTTCATGCAGGCCACGGCCTACTTCATGCGTGCTCGATGGCTAGCATTGGATGAAATTTACGACAGATACCTAGTTTGCAAAGCACAGGCCTG TATCGTCAGGAATTTCCGACCGCCCTCTCGCGTCTTCTACCCAGTCCTCGTGGCACTCTGGTCGTCTGTATACGGAATGGCTCTCTTGGGAATTGCGATATCTGGTGGTTCGTCAGATTTCTATGGCCAGGCAGGCGAATGG TGCTGGATCACCTCCAGCTATCAAGAGCTTCGTTTGTACCTCCATCACCTATGGATCTTTATTTGTCTTGTGGCCACAAGCGTGATATATCTCGCCATCGTCATTCATCTCTTGACTCACCGCAAGCCCATCGCTTCAAGCTGCCAACAAACCTCGCCCGGTACCCAGTATGCCACACAAGAGCAGAAGCTTGGCGAGATAAGCAGCTTTCTGGCATACCCGTTAATCTACATTCTCTGTACCGTGCCAATCGCTACAGCCAGAATCGGATCCATGGTCAGACATGAGCCCCCGGTCCTCTTCTCCAGCGTGGCAGGCTCTTTGCTGGCTTCAGCAGGATTACTAGACGTCCTCCTGTACTCTCTCACTCGGAAATCCATTGTCTTCTCTGGTCAGAAACCACCCACTCAAGACACAGGGCTGGAAACATTTGGATTCATGGCAAGCTCTCTTCGCACACCACATGGAAGAGCTTTCGGAAATATGGTTTTTATCGAGGGTgaaacccaaacccacaGCGGCTCGGGCATCAGGCGACTCTGGGGATGGGTTTGTAATTTGTGGAGGACAGTATTTCCAAAGCGTTCCGAAAGAGCTTGGAGGGACAGGCTTGCGAGCGTGGAAGTTCCTTTTGGGCCGAGGACTGAACGCGGGCAGGCGGATTGGGACAGCTCGTGGATGAGCTTGGGTGTGGACGCCTCCGAGGTCGCGTGGAAGCGCCCCCGCGCGCTGAAACCAGAGATCGGATGTGAGACGACAACGCGTGTCCACACGCAATATCAAGGGTGA